Proteins from a genomic interval of Salvelinus sp. IW2-2015 linkage group LG14, ASM291031v2, whole genome shotgun sequence:
- the LOC111972529 gene encoding divergent protein kinase domain 1C-like, giving the protein MWSLRRAMGPEPSRGRCLLRWLGLKVCRRSTLVFALLWFGSWVFLNGLVFVHRTILSDYCTDDKSKRILQRVCEEYREGALTGDLCEDLCVSGQVEYRRCLYYENGKKVIEARWRGTPVVLKSKLENFSSYESLGLLEYQDPAEELSPLDVIFYATLEIRNSLGLDISGNASLPPLWGQRLREHGRTYSRAELASLWSLLQQEEYTFLRVLHDLSRHLAKVLGSCGHFYAVEYLSAGHAWDQNIFSLEEVSAGPWTARDMVHRIALSFLDMAWRFDNDFSHRLHLCDIKPENFAIRKDLTVVAIDVDMAFFEPKMRDILEQNCTNDDDCDFFDCISKCNMKTNKCSSKRRNSNLQVICEKIFRPWFSPTLLGAKAGLPLQVDLQRAVQECVETAGGEDEEQDRAVQKRLLDLLTSLLHQGTSSEHWGEGGDDREGIHPHTALNF; this is encoded by the exons ATGTGGTCGTTGCGGAGGGCCATGGGGCCAGAGCCATCGCGGGGGCGCTGTCTGCTCAGGTGGCTCGGGTTGAAGGTGTGCCGCAGGAGCACGCTGGTGTTCGCCCTGCTCTGGTTCGGCTCCTGGGTGTTCCTCAATGGCCTGGTGTTTGTGCACCGGACCATCCTCTCCGACTACTGCACGGATGACAAGAGCAAGAGGATACTGCAGAGAGTG tgtGAGGAGTATCGCGAGGGCGCCCTAACCGGTGACCTGTGCGAGGACCTGTGCGTGAGCGGCCAGGTGGAGTACAGGCGCTGCCTCTACTACGAGAACGGTAAGAAGGTGATCGAGGCCCGGTGGCGTGGCACACCCGTGGTGCTCAAGTCCAAACTGGAAAACTTCTCCTCATATGAAAGCCTGGGCCTCCTGGAGTACCAGGACCCAGCCGAGGAGCTCTCTCCTCTGGACGTGATCTTCTACGCCACCCTGGAGATCAGGAACTCCCTGGGGCTGGATATAAGCGGCAACGCCTCGCTGCCGCCGCTGTGGGGCCAGAGGCTTAGGGAGCATGGGCGGACCTACTCGCGGGCCGAGCTAGCATCCCTGTGGTCCCTGCTCCAGCAGGAGGAGTACACTTTCCTGAGGGTGCTGCATGACCTCAGCCGCCACTTAGCCAAGGTGTTGGGCTCCTGCGGACACTTCTACGCCGTGGAGTACCTGTCGGCAGGCCACGCCTGGGACCAGAACATCTTCTCGCTGGAGGAGGTATCGGCGGGCCCATGGACGGCGAGGGACATGGTGCACCGCATCGCTCTCAGCTTCCTGGACATGGCGTGGCGCTTCGACAACGACTTCTCGCACCGCCTCCACCTGTGTGACATCAAGCCGGAGAACTTTGCTATCCGGAAGGACCTTACG GTGGTGGCTATAGATGTGGACATGGCTTTCTTCGAGCCCAAAATGCGAGACATCCTCGAGCAGAACTGCACTAACGACGACGACTGCGACTTCTTCGACTGCATATCCAAATGCAACATGAAGACGAACAAGTGCAGCTCAAAGCGGAGGAATAGCAACCTGCAG GTGATCTGTGAGAAGATCTTTAGGCCCTGGTTCTCTCCCACACTGCTGGGTGCCAAGGCGGGCCTCCCCCTCCAGGTGGACCTCCAGCGAGCGGTGCAGGAGTGCGTCGAGACTGCGGGGGGCGAGGATGAGGAGCAAGACCGGGCGGTCCAGAAGCGGCTGCTGGACCTCCTCACGAGCCTCCTCCACCAGGGGACATCCTCTGAGCATTGGGGCGAAGGGGGCGACGATAGAGAGGGCATTCACCCTCACACAGCTCTCAACTTCTGA